A window of Arthrobacter dokdonellae genomic DNA:
GCGGTGACGCTTCCACACCGACTGCCACGCACCAAAATGTGGTGGCAGATCCCGCCAGGGAATCCCGGCCCGGTACCGGTAAATGATGCCTTCCGTCGTGAGCCGGTGGTCATTGAACGGCCGCCCAGCCTTCCCCGACGAGCTCGGCATCAACGGGGCAATGAACTCCCACTGGGCATCAGACAAAACAGAGTAACGAGAAGACACCCGAAAATTATGTCAAAGCCCGGAACCAGGCATTAGGAGACACGCCCTAGTTGACTCCGACCAGGTACAAGGCCACGGAGATGCCGGTCAGCGACCACCAGATAATCCAGGCGGTCGCATGTCAATCGGTCGCATGGTCGATCCGTGGCGTGCCGAGCACGAGAGGACAAGTGAGACTGAACATGATGCCGCCCATACTTGTCACCGGGAAGGGGAGGGATGATTGAGTTCGCCAGCCAGGGCGCGGACTGCGTGCCCCGGAGCATCGTCACCTGGTAGACGCCGTCATCAGTGGGGACACTGACATCGAGTTGAAACGAATCCTTCGCGTCGGGGGACGCCGTGGCCGGACCCGTCATTTTTGAGACCGTCAGATAGGTGGGATCGAACTTGCCCAGTTCGGCCGCGAACTGGTCGGTGACCCGTGGCCGGATGCCAGTGAACCACGTGGCGTGGTCCGTTCCGGGCCGGATGTAGGCTTCCATGACTGCGACGGCCGCGGCCAGTGCCGCTGCCCTATCCCCTGGCGCCCACGACGGGGCGGGCAGCGCTGCAGGTCCGTTGTACTGGGCCTGGCCACCGCAGGAGAGCACACATGACGGCGAGGCGGTGGCCAGACCGGTGGCCGGGAGGGTGCCGGCCGTTGAAGTCGTGGCGGCCGGTGCCGGAATGCTTCCGGCACCTTGGCTGGCACACCCGGCCAGGGCCAGGACCAACAGGGAGGCTGCGGCGATTGCTGATGGTTTTCTCATGGCTTCGCGCCTCCTGGAATGTATAGATAGGCCGACGGGGACGCGGCGAGGATCCGTCGCGTGTAGTAGGCATGATCGGCGTTAGGGAACATGTTGTACCCTTCCTCGAGAACGGAGCCATCACGGTAGATGGACTTGACGACGGCGACGTGGCCGTCACTGCCGGCCCCTCCCGCCCCGGGGCGGTACCAAATGATCGCACCGACCACTGGTGTGTGACCTGACTGCCAACCTGCCCTCTGCCACGCCGGGCCCCACTGCGCGGCAGAACCCATCTGCAACACGGCAGCGTCGAGTTTGAACGGCGGCTTCGGGGTGCCGATCTGCTGCATGAACCGGAACCAGGCAAAATCCACGCATTCGCGGTAATTGAAATGCGTTGCCGGGTTGTCCACACCGACCGGGGCGCCCGGCCACGGGTAGTCATCGCCGGCCTTCGAGACCGATGCGTTGGACACCGACAGACCGGTGCAGCTGGCCGGCGGCGCCACGCTCTTGGCCGGAGCGTCGCCGTTCTGCGCGTACTTTTGCGCCAGGCCAAGGATCTTCGCCACATAGTTCCGTGTCTCGGGGTACGGGGGGATGCCGCCGTACTGGAAAACCCTGCCCACCCCGGCGTTGTACCCGGCCAAGGCCAGGGACACGGCTGGCTGGCCCGAACTTGACGCCAGCTTTCCCACTTGGTCGAGCAGGGCTTTCATGTAGGCGCCCTGGGCGGCAATCGCGGCCGCCGGGTCGAACGGATCCTTGCCCCCGCCGTAGCTGGCCCACGTGCCGGGGACGAACTGGGACAGCCCTTGGGCGCCCGCCGGGGAGACCGTTTTGGGATTCCATCCGGACTCGGTCTCCAGCTGTGCGGCCAGGACCGAGGACGGCACGCCGGAATCGGCTGCCGCCTTCTCCACCAGGGCCGCCCACCCGTTCGGGATCGTGCCGGCCTTGACCGGTTCCGTGCTGGAGGCGGAGGCGGGACAGGCTGCGGCCGAGGATCCGCCAGCCCCCATCAAGGCCACGCCCAGCAGGCCGAGAAGGAAGATCACCGGAAGCGACACGGCGGTGAGCACCAGCAGACCCTTACGCACCGGCTCCCCCATCGTTGGACTGTGGCGGGAGTGGGACCGCGGCCGTGGCCGGTTCGGTGGTGGCCTGGGCCACGAAGTCCCGGAACGCCGTGCTGGCGTCGTCCAGCACGATCCCACCGGAGGAGGGCCGGTGTTCGCGTTCGCTCAGGCAGCTCTTAAACGTTGCCCGGCGGGTGAATGCCTCCATGGTGGGCCAGAGGGCGCGGGTGAACCATTCGGTGAGCTCGAAGCTGGGCTTCTTCGACTTCGCCCGGTAGGCGGCCTTGTGGGCGATCATCAGGGCCGTCAACTGCTCCACCGCATCCGGATGCAGGTACCAGCACGGGGCGATCGACCCTTCCGTGTTGGACCAGTGGCGCAGGATCCGGTTCTGTAGCCAGGTCACGAACTCGCCGAGCTCGACCCACAGTTCCCGGCGCTGTTTCAGGTTCAATTCTTTCCAGAACCATGGACCGCCGGCCGGGTAGTTGCTCAGCTCCTCATAGACGTACCCGGCGACTTCTTCCACGTTCGCCAGCCGGTCCAGGATGTCCGGAATGGCCTCCGCGCCGGGCGGTGTCGGCCCACTGGCTGGCCTGCCGGCAGTGGCCGCCGGGTAGTCTTCCGGCGGCAGCCACTCATCCTCGCGCGGAGCTTCTTCTTCCGGAGGCGGCTCGGCGATCATGCGCTGACCGTCTCGGTTGCTTCCGCAGCGCTCTCGGCTGCGGCCGCCTGGGCGGCTCCTTCGGCGCTGATGCCTTCCTGTCCCAGGCACCAGGTGCGCGAGTTCTTGAACTTCTCCCGGTCCGGGCGTTCCCACCAGGGAACGACGTCGACCACGGCTTCCAGCTCCCTGTACATCAGCAACACCTTGCCCTGCGGGAGCTTGCGGATCTCGTCGACGCGCATCTTCACATCGAGCTGCATGGACTTGGAGACGTTCACCGTCGGCACCCCGTCCTGGCCCGTGGAGGACGAGGAGGAGGTGTGTTCAACCCAGTGCCTGCCGATCAGCTCGGAGATCTTCGTCAAGAACTTCACATCGGAGATACCGCCGAACACGGTCTTGGCCGCGGCGGAATCAAAAATCGTCTCGGCCCCTTCCTCACCCCACCGGTTCACCAGCTGCGAATACGTCTGGACATACACGGAGGTGTGGATCCCGTTACCGCCACCTTCGCTCATCAGCGAGGGCAGCGAGGGCAGCGCGCAGGTGTTGGCCGCTTCATCCAGGACCACGGACATGTGCGTCTCCAACTTCCCGGAGGGCGTACTGCCGGATTTGCGGATCGCGGCCTGCACCAAGGACTCGACCAGGGCCGTGACGATGGGAGCAGTGGAGGCGTTCATCGACACCCTTGTCAGGCAATACAGGGTGTTCGGGGCATCGGTGAACGTATTGATGTCGATCCCCGGATCCCCCTCCTCCGGGCAGAGCATCGAGAGCACGGTTTCGTTCTTCATCGGACCGGTGATCTTGCCCAGGGTGGTCTTGGTGTTACCGATCGTGTCCGGGTTGTTCGTCCGGCACCACTCATCCAGGTTTCCCGCCCAGGTCATCACGCTCGGGGAATCGGCACGGAGGATGTTCGCCGGCTCGTGCTCGTCAAAGTTCTGGGACCACCGCAGCACGTCGCGCATCGAGCCGCCCGGCTTCAACGCTGCGGCGTGGAGCAGGGCCTCCAGGATCATGACGCAGCCGGCATCGAAATACCGGTCGGCCGAGGACGGGGCCCCGGTGCGCGGCATCGCGTTCACCATGGCCGCGGCCCGTTCCGAGGCGATCTGCGGATCCGCACAGCCTGCCACCATGTCCCAACGGACTTTGTGCGGGTACTGGCTGAGTCCGTCGAAGTCGGCCACGTACACCTCCCCCAGTTCCTTGCGCACGCCCACGGTCAGGCGCAGCACGTCCGGGCGGGTGCTGGTGGTGACCACGGACCCGGGCGCGTCCACGACCTGGCCGGCGACCATGAACGTCGTCTTGCCCCACTTGGGCGGGGCCACCGTGCACGCCGTGTCTTCGGTGCGGATCCCGATCCGGCGGCCCTCCAGCACGTAGACGGCCGGTGCCAGCATGGCGCCTTCCGGACCGGTGATGCGTTTCTGCAGGGCCCTGGCCGTGCTCAACCCCTTCTCCCCCGTCCGGGCCCGGGCACGCCGGGCACGCCAAGCCTTCAAGGCAAACAGGGCGCCGATCCAGGCGGCCAGGACCGCGACGATCAGCACCGCCCACACCACCACCGGCCACACCCAGGCATCCGCCGGATTGCTCCCCACCCCGACCGGGGAACCGCTGTGCGTGCCCGTCAGGGCGCTCTTGACCCCGGAGAGGAATGCCTGCCACGTCGCTCCGATGTCGCTGAGTCCGATGCCCGTCGTCAGCACCAGGGCCAGATGCCACAACAGGGCACCGATCCCGGCAGTGATCCCGATCCGCCACTTCGCCCAGGCCACCGCCGACCCGGCCGGCGTATGTTTCGTTACCGACGTGATTTCTTCGCTCATGATGCCCCTTTCCTCCTATCCGGCTTCGGCGAAGCCGGCGTCGGGGCGCTCGGTCAGGGCGCCATCAGTGTTGGTCATGTCCACTTCCCAGGAAGAGCGGACATGTTCAATCTCAATCTCGGGCGTGTCCGCCCCGGTTTTGAGGAAGTGGTGGCCGTTGTCCAGGCGCATGATGTCGGCCGCGGTGTCCGGGTTCAGCCCGAACGTCTCCACGCACCAGGCGGCCGCTTGCGG
This region includes:
- a CDS encoding type IV secretory system conjugative DNA transfer family protein, whose protein sequence is MSEEITSVTKHTPAGSAVAWAKWRIGITAGIGALLWHLALVLTTGIGLSDIGATWQAFLSGVKSALTGTHSGSPVGVGSNPADAWVWPVVVWAVLIVAVLAAWIGALFALKAWRARRARARTGEKGLSTARALQKRITGPEGAMLAPAVYVLEGRRIGIRTEDTACTVAPPKWGKTTFMVAGQVVDAPGSVVTTSTRPDVLRLTVGVRKELGEVYVADFDGLSQYPHKVRWDMVAGCADPQIASERAAAMVNAMPRTGAPSSADRYFDAGCVMILEALLHAAALKPGGSMRDVLRWSQNFDEHEPANILRADSPSVMTWAGNLDEWCRTNNPDTIGNTKTTLGKITGPMKNETVLSMLCPEEGDPGIDINTFTDAPNTLYCLTRVSMNASTAPIVTALVESLVQAAIRKSGSTPSGKLETHMSVVLDEAANTCALPSLPSLMSEGGGNGIHTSVYVQTYSQLVNRWGEEGAETIFDSAAAKTVFGGISDVKFLTKISELIGRHWVEHTSSSSSTGQDGVPTVNVSKSMQLDVKMRVDEIRKLPQGKVLLMYRELEAVVDVVPWWERPDREKFKNSRTWCLGQEGISAEGAAQAAAAESAAEATETVSA
- a CDS encoding transglycosylase SLT domain-containing protein, encoding MRKGLLVLTAVSLPVIFLLGLLGVALMGAGGSSAAACPASASSTEPVKAGTIPNGWAALVEKAAADSGVPSSVLAAQLETESGWNPKTVSPAGAQGLSQFVPGTWASYGGGKDPFDPAAAIAAQGAYMKALLDQVGKLASSSGQPAVSLALAGYNAGVGRVFQYGGIPPYPETRNYVAKILGLAQKYAQNGDAPAKSVAPPASCTGLSVSNASVSKAGDDYPWPGAPVGVDNPATHFNYRECVDFAWFRFMQQIGTPKPPFKLDAAVLQMGSAAQWGPAWQRAGWQSGHTPVVGAIIWYRPGAGGAGSDGHVAVVKSIYRDGSVLEEGYNMFPNADHAYYTRRILAASPSAYLYIPGGAKP